Genomic DNA from Amycolatopsis alba DSM 44262:
ATCAGCAGCGCCAGCACATCGCCCGCGTCGGAGTTCGGGACGGCGATCAGCGCGCGCCTGCTGTCGGCGATCACCAGCTTCAAGGGCAGCCCTGGGAACACCCTGGCCTGTTCCCCGAGGGCGATACTCGATTGCACCTGGGTGAATCCGTCGTCGTCCTGGAGCACGGACGAGTCGTAGACGACGCGGTAGGCGATGCCGCGCGCCATCGATCCCGGCTGCTCCGTGCTCACCTCGGCTTTGGGGCTCATGTACGACCCTGGGTCCAGCGCGACGATGTCCACACCCGACTGCGTCTGCATGGACTCGAACGTGGCGATCACCTCGTCCCGGCTGCGCAGCACCTCGACGAAGTCCGCGTCCCGGCCGGTGCGCAGGGAGTAGGCGGCGCCGAGCACTTCGGCCGCTTCCCGCGCGCGGACGGCCGCGGCTTCGTGGTGCGCGGCGAACGCCGACAGCGCCGCGCGCGGCGGGCACACCTCGAACCCGGACGTGCCGGCCCGGACCAGGCCGAATCGCTCCAGCTCGACCAGTTCGGCACCGGGCTCGGTCGGCCGTCCGTCCAGCAGTGCCCGGTACAGCTGCTCGGCCTCCACCGAAA
This window encodes:
- a CDS encoding helix-turn-helix transcriptional regulator, which produces MLAESRGLSVEAEQLYRALLDGRPTEPGAELVELERFGLVRAGTSGFEVCPPRAALSAFAAHHEAAAVRAREAAEVLGAAYSLRTGRDADFVEVLRSRDEVIATFESMQTQSGVDIVALDPGSYMSPKAEVSTEQPGSMARGIAYRVVYDSSVLQDDDGFTQVQSSIALGEQARVFPGLPLKLVIADSRRALIAVPNSDAGDVLALLIHPSMLLSALIELFESFWRMAVPVRAGGPDDAKAAQEPTVATRRLLALLSGGLTDEAIARELGVSERTVLRRISRLQQLLGAQTRFQLGAQASRRGWL